Within Syntrophus gentianae, the genomic segment CTTCGACCGGGTGCCCCCTCTGCCTCCGGTCGAGAAGGTGAGTGAGATTACCCTGGCCCTGGTTACCAGCGGCGGGATTGTCCCCAGGGGAAATCCGGATCGTATTGAAGCCTCCAGTGCGACCCGGTACGGAAAATACGATATCGGCGCCCTCTCCCGGTTGACGCCGGAAACCCATGAAACCGCCCACGGGGGATATGATCCCACTTACGCCAATGCAGATCCGAACCGGGTGCTGCCTCTCGATGTGGCAAGGGACCTCGAAGGGGAAGGGGCCATCGGCAGGCTCTATCCCAGCTACTATGCCACGGTGGGGAATGGGACGTCCGTGGCCAGGGCCGGACAGTTCGCCCGGGAGATCGCCCGGGACCTGATCCGGGACGGCGTCCGGGCCGTGCTGATCACCTCCACCTGAGGAACCTGCACGCGTTGCGGGGCAACGATGGCCAAGGAAATTGAAAGAGCGGGAATACCGGCCGTCCATATCTGCACAGTTGTTCCCATTTCCCGGACGGTGGGGGCAAACCGGATCGTTCCGGCCGTTGCCATCCCCCATCCCCTCGGTGATCCCGGCAGATCGGCAGCGGAGGAAAAGAAGCTGCGCAGGTCGATAGTGGAAAAGGCCCTGCGGGCGCTCGAAACGAAAATCGAAGGGCAGACCGTTTTTTGAAGAAGAGGCGAGCGATGTCCGACCCCGTCATTTCAGCCTGTTCCTATATCCTGGTCCATGTCCCCGGCTTTGTCCGCTACGGATCGAAACCGAGGCGGGAAATCGCCGACCATCCCGGATCTGCCCTGTCTGCCATCGAAAACCATCTGCGCAGTTTTGAGGAGGTTGTGGCCTACCCCCCGAACCAGGTCTTCATCGGCAATCTCGCTCCCGATGCCCTGAACCAGATCGAGCAGCCCTGGTACCGCCATCCCCTTCCCGACGCTTCTCGATGGGGGCCCTATGGC encodes:
- the grdB gene encoding glycine reductase complex selenoprotein B — translated: MGKWKAVHYLNQFFGQIGGEDKAGTEPLVRNGPVGPGVLFAELLGPDVEIMATVICGDNYFSEHVEEATERLLAMISSYGPDLVLAGPAFNAGRYGIACGAVCTAVVSRLGIPAVTGMFPENPGVELSRKTVFIVETKGTTAGMREAAQKMSRLAGKLLRKEPLGFPEEEGYLARGLRRNVFVAQTGAERAVTMLLQKLKGELFATEYPLPVFDRVPPLPPVEKVSEITLALVTSGGIVPRGNPDRIEASSATRYGKYDIGALSRLTPETHETAHGGYDPTYANADPNRVLPLDVARDLEGEGAIGRLYPSYYATVGNGTSVARAGQFAREIARDLIRDGVRAVLITSTUGTCTRCGATMAKEIERAGIPAVHICTVVPISRTVGANRIVPAVAIPHPLGDPGRSAAEEKKLRRSIVEKALRALETKIEGQTVF